The Rhopalosiphum maidis isolate BTI-1 chromosome 2, ASM367621v3, whole genome shotgun sequence genome segment ttatcaattttaactttagtttaacattatgtttgttgtataaaattaattttattgtgtattggaaatttaactttgtttattctctttataaatttaaattgaaagtacaattttattttagtatgattcttaacacttattattgtaacataatgaaaaattgttatttatcaaccataatattatagatgtaaaaaataattataataaataattttgtaataaaatttgcatatatttcaaacatagtaaaaaatacatacattttaacctTTAATAGTATCTACACTTAAATTATtcctttgtaaatattataatttttacataaataactaGTGTATTATATGTCTACAGacaaattgattatattatatcctaatattttccttttataaataaataataatggtgtgATTAAGGGCTATTCTTACAATTTCCAGTCAAGTGTCCATTAACGTTTAACTGGACATTGTAAGAACGGTccttaaattatctatataagttttagtatttattaatttttattattatatagtaacaatataatgGTTAACGATTGCAAACATgacagtaattattaaaatgtttgaacaaTTGGCAAACTTGCCTTTttgacaaattacaattatataaaatgttcttaaaacGATAAACTATCATTTTTTGTCCaactattactttaaattttacatacataatttatatcaactaatgaaattttttagtattgatTTGTTTGACCATTTAGCCGAACTTCGAAGATAGAATACATAAGTTAgcaaatttaatgtttgtgTGGATCATTGAAATTTAACTATGTGATTGACTTGATTATATTGAAACCCTTGTTTCAAAAATAGACTTTccagatttataaaaaagtattgcattagtttttgataattatcatgaatatatttcatattttttcgtttataaacCTATTGATTTATTGGTGATATAACCGTGACAACAATCATAACGTTGATAAAACTTTCACTTTTCAAagctaaatattttcaacaaaccTGGTATCACTTTTTTATTGAACGAAGAAAATTAgtgacttaaattataatttattgaggCAAGTGCTTACTGCTGTGACGCCATGTGTAGTTGACTAGTCTATATGACAAGATGACtcatagacatattattatgtccatAGTCCATGAAATgactagataaattattaaaaatggattATAAGCTCAAtccaatagtataaaaataacacgcTCATCCATATTCCATATCAACCGGTTGATAAGATTTtagatttgataaaaaaatcttttaagttTTCCTAAAGCTACACCTAAGGCTATAACCATAGAACGTACCATATAACTatagtattgaaatattatatttatttacggtCATCTGGACATCCTTTCTAAGGGTTCGTGTTTCATTATGTTACATAACTTGCCTAATGCACCTAAAGTTAcgaattttaatctttttcaGTTTCAAAATCGTCTGCCTCTAGTGACGTCGTATCGCAGTTGATAATTTACTATTGTATTGGACATCATGTTTAGGAAACTTGCATCTGCGGTTTCAACAGTAagccaacatttttaattttataatttactctcTAAGCGCATTATCAAGCTTCATTTCTGTGGTAGCCCATTTTTAGTTGTTAAGAGGAAATTAGGTACCCATTTCTTCTTAACAACTAATGACGGTGAGAATATCCATTGTTTCGTGTAAAGGTGTGGTGGGCATCTTAATGATCTCTGACTCATtagtcatttataatttatgtatttgtgtgtgtgtgattaaCTCTGGATgggtacttattttaaatagtccaCACCGCCACTGCCCATTGCTAGTCAATAATTTTCGCcgagatattattatgatttaatatgtcATCATGTATGattgtaaattatgataatgatGAATTTGTAGATTTGGCTATTACCAAAATGGCTAAATACGTACTTTATTAACAGTGTTGatagaatttgatttttagacTGATAATagtcaaaaagaaaaatgttagttattttagaaaaaaaataggaattaaataatagatttgtcataattatttatttatttcaggtTCGCTTAGCGCAAAATCTCCAGAACATTCCAAAGTTCAATCAAATTGCAATTACTAATTCAGTTACACGATCATTTTGTAagcataatttgaatattacctaatattctttttttttagtttcacagatgtatattctatttaattttagcttttgttattatttacgtatattaataataattgttcaatagttacattataataattttgatacatttgaattattgttgagccatatttaatgattttgagCCCTTCatctaactaaataaaaaattatagataactaaaaaagtttttaaaatgactTAATTATTGCTTATTTTTCTCTTGTTATTCATCCCGAAAAATTGATTCTTAGAGTAGTCCagtcttataaatatagactTCATAGTTGTCAAAGTAAAGGTTAAGTGAAGGTCGATTTATCGATGTACATATAAActgatatttgtataaaatatgaatcagTATTGACAGTATTAATAAGACCagtattctattatttatttataagtagttagatattgataattatatcttaaaagTTGTttgttaagtttatttaatgaattattttaatgaaaaatatttattgtgttttagcTTCATCTCCGGTGACCAATATTAAGGTACAAGAACCTGCACCACAATTTGAGGGTAAAGCAATTATTGATGGAcaaataaaagatattaaattatcagatTTTGCTGGAAAAtacttggttttatttttttatccctTGGATTTGTAAGCtacaattactataataaattaaaaatatgctgaTTATTGATTTGGTTTGATTCCAGCACATTTGTATGTCCTACTGAATTAGTGTCATTTAGTGATCACattgatgaatttaaaaaaattggtgtAAATGTAGTTGGCTGTTCATGTGACTCACATTTTTCACATTTAGCATTTGTTAACACTCCTCGAAAGGTTAGTTTGCATTGTATAGAAAAAActgcattttttatatttacttatttatttgttatatggATAATTTTAGCATGGTGGTTTGGGTGGACTGTGTTATCCACTATTATCAGATTACAAAAAAGAAATCGCTAAAGCCTATGATGTTCTTATTGAACCTGACGGTATACCACTACGTGGCCTCTTTATTATAGACCctaaggtaaataataataattttaattctttataaaatatgcttaatttaatcaaataatttcagGGAATAATAAGACAAATTACCATTAATGATCTGCCAGTAGGCCGTAGTGTAGATGAAGTTCTAAGACTTGTTCAGGCTTTCCAATTTGTTGACAAACATGGAGAaggtaaatactttattaaataatattaacattattattatttatattatttgaatatgatTTTGTGTTTTAGTTTGTCCAATGAACTGGAAGCCAAATAGTCCAACTATTAAACCAGATCCAAATCTCTCAAaggaatattttgataaagtcaacaagtaaattatagttcaatgttgaaaatattctaaaattattttcacagtatttaaaattaatgaggaatattattttataataaaaaaaaattatcatggatttttcttaattttttaaacttaaatgctgggttacacaaaaaaaattaaaaatattctaatgaaaataacataatgagataatagttatttaaacacaatttagtagcctaataaatatgtctattaaattaatacaatttttatataacttatcactaagattattataaaagaattaaattttaaatcaaactggtaattttaatttgtaaaactattaataataagcaaCTATGacaaagataaatatatttatttagtttttttagtcaaaattttagtatttgtatTAACAGCAGTAtcctgtaaaatatatttagattctTGATGGTAGCAAAGAagcaattttcttttattaactttaaaacattGGCATCATATAGATGTATAATGTTAGTTTTGACTTAAGTTGTATGTAGTTATGAGTGAAAGAATAAAAAGGAACAtaagaaatatgtaaaaatcaaacagaaaacaaaacataagtTATTAACTTGAAACCCAAAACTACAGatacacaaaaaattaaaatgttgtcccggtttaaaaaaattgtgtacctCAATTCATGACGTTTACGTATGTCTGACTATGAGAAAGATTTTGTAAAagtcaaaaattacaaaatgatgAACCTACTTGAGAGATACTACAAGATGGGACAACACTCATCacttagaaataaaatgttatgtaaaaagtaaaaataacatttaacaaaatgAGCACAATCTTCAAGAGTTAAAACTTATCTCTTGAAACACAAATGAGACAAGAATGCTTTGTGTTTTCTGTGTTGCTCTATGGTGTGGAATCTGAATAATGCCATCAATATTgagtaagttaatttttaaaagtaactaAGTTACGTTAtaagttacaaaataaaataggtaactaGATTACTTGTTAGTTACTCAAGTACAAAAGTAATTGAGTTACGATGACGTTACGTTAACATTACTCTTATGTTATTTGAGTTTTCACCTAACTTACCAATAATAGCAGTAATCCGAACACAAGTACACGACCGTATGTCGTATTAATTTATCAgacattatctaaaaataaataaattatagtagttGCTATCTGTACTTCTGTAAACTGTTTATCGTAGTTTATAATCAGTTTTCCCCGaacattgaaattgaaaatgatcttaatacaaaatagtttatttatattattatattatgtctaataattaatatctatactgggaaaatgttgtaattacatatatacctacttgaattataaatataattaaattttctgatGCTGATACGAGAAGAAGAAGGACTGCCCGTGAAGTGCCCTTTCATAGCACCGcgatatgtacaaaaaaaaaaaaatataatttaagttacttctaaataattaacgtTGTTACTCTTGCCGTTAcccaaaaataatagtaacaagTAACGCACGTTACATTACTACCCAATACTGAATGCCATCATTAAGAAACTAGAAGCATTTGAGTAATGGTTATGTAGAAGAATGCTGAAGATACCTTAGACTATTCAGATTATAAAACCGAAGACCTCAGATGAATGAACAGCGACACTGCGCTTATTAACACCATTGAGATAAAAAAACTTCAATACTTAAGACACACTATGAGAAATGAGAGTAGGTATTCTATacttcaattaattttgagaGGGAAAATATTTGGAAAACGTGTACCTGGTTGAAGAAGAATATCATGGATTTAGTATCTGATGGTATAGTTTGGGAATAGTTCATTAGTTGTTTCACATCACAACCAATAAAGAGGACATCACCAATATTCGAAATCGGAAAGGTATCAAAAGAAGATAAATATTGAGTTGACATCTGTTTTCGCTtggaatcatttttttatgtaatatttcatcattaaattcaaatttaatacatacattacaaTGTCTTACTTTACGAtaaggtaaaaaaattaataaaagtattaaacatattaaatccTGATTGTGAATGCAGTAACtgtgtgtacatattatttttaactattgaaacaaaaaattaatatttgtaaaatgttcCTATAGAAAACAATGATTCTTGTAAAGGATATtctctatattatgtaatttattttataggtattatgttttttttcggtattttattttagttaattaaatacagaattatttaataagaatatttcatcaaaatctaattttttgatatttttgttactGCTGCCTTGTCCAATAGTGAGGAACCATATCACCAtagaattactaaaataaactagtaggtaataacaaaaattaatttat includes the following:
- the LOC113551434 gene encoding peroxiredoxin-like, with protein sequence MFRKLASAVSTVRLAQNLQNIPKFNQIAITNSVTRSFSSSPVTNIKVQEPAPQFEGKAIIDGQIKDIKLSDFAGKYLVLFFYPLDFTFVCPTELVSFSDHIDEFKKIGVNVVGCSCDSHFSHLAFVNTPRKHGGLGGLCYPLLSDYKKEIAKAYDVLIEPDGIPLRGLFIIDPKGIIRQITINDLPVGRSVDEVLRLVQAFQFVDKHGEVCPMNWKPNSPTIKPDPNLSKEYFDKVNK